A window of Flavobacterium flavigenum contains these coding sequences:
- a CDS encoding MFS transporter, with product MNLSSQKLSIKEKIGYSLGDLAANLVFQTLMTYLAYFYTDIYGLSPTHSSIIMLIVGLIAAFIFNPIIGALADRTHTKWGKFRPWILWTSVPLGVIALLAFTTPDFSYQGKVIYAILTYSFLLLFYAANNLPYSALSGVITGDMGERNSMSSYRFVAVMFAQFFVQVFMLGIIKSAGNGDKAIGIEKVMTALAIIGTIMLLITFVTTKERIVPKPEQKSSVKEDLLDLAKNKPWIIMLALTLLVFITLAIKGGSYVYYFENYVNKQELASFIHPILDFLSAIGLNTFGNDPVSAGFGLFNAGGIIFMIVGITLSKRFADKYGKRNVFGLFLFISTLFVIAFYFFSPSSVSLMFFSQIFHGFFYGITIPLLWAMIADVADYSEWKNNRRATAIIFSAMMVGLKAGLSIGGALTTSLLGHFDYVPNSAQQTDIAINGIKLLVSIFPAIPFLIGVGLLFFYEIDKKMEVQIEADLKERRL from the coding sequence ATGAATTTATCTTCTCAAAAATTATCTATTAAAGAAAAAATAGGGTACAGTCTGGGTGATTTAGCAGCGAACTTAGTTTTTCAGACCTTAATGACCTATCTGGCTTATTTTTATACCGATATATACGGATTATCACCAACACATTCATCTATAATTATGTTGATTGTAGGGCTCATTGCAGCTTTTATATTTAATCCCATAATTGGTGCACTTGCTGACAGAACCCATACAAAATGGGGTAAATTTCGCCCCTGGATTTTATGGACATCTGTTCCTTTAGGGGTTATTGCTCTTTTAGCGTTTACAACACCTGATTTTTCGTATCAGGGCAAAGTAATCTATGCAATTCTGACTTATTCATTTCTTTTATTATTTTATGCAGCTAATAATTTGCCTTATTCAGCATTAAGCGGTGTTATAACAGGGGATATGGGAGAAAGAAACAGTATGTCTTCATATCGTTTTGTTGCTGTAATGTTTGCTCAATTTTTTGTTCAGGTTTTTATGCTTGGCATTATTAAAAGTGCCGGAAATGGTGATAAAGCAATTGGCATCGAAAAAGTAATGACTGCTTTAGCAATAATTGGAACTATTATGCTGCTAATAACTTTCGTAACTACTAAAGAACGAATCGTACCAAAACCAGAACAAAAATCAAGTGTAAAAGAAGACTTATTAGATTTAGCCAAAAACAAGCCATGGATCATTATGCTGGCGCTTACTTTATTAGTTTTTATAACACTGGCAATTAAAGGAGGTTCTTATGTGTATTATTTTGAGAATTATGTAAACAAACAGGAACTCGCCAGTTTTATACACCCTATCTTAGATTTTCTTTCAGCAATAGGGCTGAATACCTTTGGGAATGATCCTGTTTCTGCCGGATTTGGTTTGTTTAATGCCGGAGGTATTATCTTTATGATAGTCGGAATTACATTATCAAAAAGATTTGCTGACAAGTATGGTAAAAGAAATGTTTTTGGACTGTTTTTATTTATTTCCACCTTATTTGTTATTGCTTTTTATTTCTTTTCTCCAAGCTCAGTGAGCCTGATGTTTTTTTCTCAGATTTTTCATGGGTTTTTCTACGGAATTACGATTCCATTGCTTTGGGCAATGATTGCAGATGTAGCTGATTATTCTGAATGGAAAAATAACCGTCGTGCAACAGCGATTATATTTTCGGCAATGATGGTGGGATTAAAAGCAGGATTAAGTATTGGAGGCGCATTAACAACATCACTTTTAGGACATTTTGATTATGTTCCAAATTCAGCACAACAAACAGATATTGCCATTAACGGAATTAAATTATTAGTAAGCATTTTTCCGGCAATACCTTTTTTAATTGGTGTAGGATTATTGTTTTTCTATGAAATTGACAAAAAAATGGAAGTACAGATCGAGGCTGATTTAAAAGAACGAAGATTATAA
- the ligD gene encoding DNA ligase D: MSLSKYNQKRDFKQTKEPKGKVEKSESELIFVVQKHAASHLHYDFRLEMNGVLKSWAVPKGPSMNPDDKRLAMMVEDHPYSYKDFEGTIPEGNYGAGNVIVWDNGTYSYDKETTTPEKAILADLKKGRLSFILKGKKLKGEFSLVKLKGKQENAWLLIKKNDKYVTDADILEKNKSVLSKRSLEELEEKSKKAVPAAKKEISSKKKNDTLEKAIFVKPMLANTKEKPFNDPDWIFENKYDGYRTIAIINPPEAELFSRNEISFNLNFKAVAEDLKKIDHTAILDGEVVVEDKSGKANFQLLQNYLKTGSGELKYYVFDLLNLDGNSTTELSLLDRKELLKILFNKYDFTNVFYSDHIIKNGMELFDLAIKNKEEGIIAKRADSTYTTNRRSNDWLKIKTSNQEEAIIIGITEPKNSRKYFGAILLGQYYGKKLHFIGKCGTGFTEDTLKELYSKLKPYFTDNAALTEKTGLRDKIQWVKPKIVCQVKFSEWTQDKHLRHPVYLGLRIDKKASEVFTPYNIKNQNLATKEEAMETETKKNKTKNKIEKDYDLKIGKTVLHLTNQNKIYFPKDGISKGDVVQYYNEVADLILPYLKNRPESMNRYPNGIDAPSFYQKDVDTEKTPSWLKTKKIFSESNNENINYLICNNKETLIYMANLGCIEINPWNSTIQNIENPDWLVIDIDPDQQDFSVVVETALVVKDVMDGLETECYCKTSGASGLHVYIPLGAQYDYDSVKILAELIAQKVQSRLPDTTSLERSIKKRNHKIYIDYLQNRIGQTLAAPYSVRPKPGATVSTPLEWSEVNSKLHPSQFTIKNVLKRFEKKGDLWTPVLSKGANIKKILKKIEDQKD; the protein is encoded by the coding sequence ATGTCACTATCTAAATACAATCAGAAAAGAGATTTCAAACAAACTAAGGAACCAAAGGGAAAGGTTGAAAAGTCTGAAAGCGAACTTATTTTTGTCGTACAAAAACATGCTGCTTCTCACCTCCATTATGATTTTAGACTTGAAATGAACGGAGTTTTAAAAAGCTGGGCTGTTCCCAAAGGCCCTTCAATGAATCCGGATGATAAACGTCTGGCTATGATGGTTGAAGATCATCCGTACAGCTACAAAGATTTTGAAGGTACCATTCCCGAAGGCAATTACGGAGCAGGAAATGTAATTGTTTGGGATAACGGAACTTATAGTTATGACAAGGAAACAACAACTCCGGAAAAAGCGATTTTGGCTGATCTCAAAAAAGGCCGTTTGAGTTTTATTTTAAAAGGCAAAAAACTTAAAGGAGAATTTTCTTTGGTAAAACTAAAAGGAAAACAGGAAAACGCCTGGCTTTTAATTAAGAAAAATGACAAATATGTAACTGATGCTGACATTTTAGAAAAAAACAAATCAGTACTCTCGAAACGATCTTTGGAAGAACTGGAGGAGAAATCTAAAAAAGCAGTTCCAGCTGCCAAAAAAGAAATATCTTCAAAAAAAAAGAATGATACGCTTGAAAAAGCAATTTTCGTTAAACCGATGCTCGCAAACACAAAAGAAAAACCTTTTAATGACCCGGACTGGATTTTTGAAAATAAATACGACGGATATCGCACTATTGCAATAATAAACCCTCCTGAAGCAGAGCTATTCAGTCGCAATGAAATTTCTTTTAACCTCAATTTTAAAGCTGTGGCTGAAGATTTAAAAAAAATAGATCATACTGCTATCTTAGATGGTGAAGTGGTAGTTGAGGATAAATCAGGAAAAGCAAATTTTCAGTTGCTTCAAAATTACCTTAAAACAGGTTCCGGAGAGTTGAAATATTATGTTTTTGATCTTTTGAATCTGGATGGAAATTCAACTACAGAATTATCGCTGCTTGACAGAAAAGAGCTCTTGAAAATCCTTTTCAATAAATATGATTTTACAAATGTTTTTTATTCGGATCACATAATTAAAAACGGAATGGAATTATTTGATCTTGCCATAAAAAACAAAGAAGAAGGAATAATTGCAAAAAGAGCTGATAGTACTTATACAACAAACAGACGCAGTAATGACTGGCTAAAAATAAAAACTTCAAATCAGGAAGAAGCGATTATAATTGGAATTACAGAACCTAAGAATTCACGAAAGTATTTTGGAGCGATATTATTAGGACAGTACTACGGCAAAAAGCTACATTTTATTGGAAAATGCGGAACAGGTTTTACAGAAGACACCCTAAAAGAATTATATAGCAAACTAAAGCCATACTTCACTGACAATGCAGCACTGACAGAAAAAACAGGATTACGTGACAAAATACAATGGGTTAAACCCAAAATAGTCTGCCAGGTTAAGTTTTCTGAATGGACTCAAGACAAGCACCTAAGGCATCCGGTATATCTTGGATTACGAATAGACAAAAAAGCCAGCGAGGTTTTTACTCCTTACAATATTAAAAACCAGAATTTAGCAACAAAAGAAGAAGCTATGGAAACTGAAACCAAAAAAAATAAAACCAAAAATAAAATCGAAAAAGATTACGATTTGAAAATTGGTAAAACGGTACTTCATTTAACCAATCAGAATAAAATATATTTTCCGAAAGACGGCATTAGCAAAGGAGATGTTGTCCAGTATTATAATGAAGTAGCCGATTTGATATTGCCTTATCTTAAAAATCGTCCTGAATCGATGAACCGATATCCAAACGGCATTGATGCTCCAAGTTTCTATCAAAAAGATGTTGACACAGAAAAAACACCTTCCTGGTTAAAAACTAAAAAAATATTTTCTGAATCAAACAACGAAAACATTAACTATTTGATTTGCAATAACAAGGAAACACTTATTTATATGGCTAATTTAGGCTGTATCGAAATAAACCCATGGAATTCTACCATTCAAAATATCGAAAATCCCGACTGGCTCGTAATCGATATTGACCCTGATCAACAAGATTTTTCTGTTGTTGTCGAAACAGCTTTAGTCGTCAAAGATGTTATGGATGGACTGGAAACAGAATGTTATTGCAAAACTTCAGGTGCTTCGGGACTTCATGTTTACATTCCGCTTGGTGCGCAATATGATTATGATTCTGTAAAAATTTTAGCTGAACTAATTGCCCAAAAAGTTCAATCCAGATTGCCGGACACAACGTCTTTAGAACGCAGCATTAAAAAGAGAAATCATAAAATTTATATCGATTATTTGCAAAACAGAATCGGTCAGACATTAGCCGCGCCTTATTCTGTAAGACCAAAACCAGGTGCAACGGTTTCTACGCCATTAGAATGGAGTGAAGTAAACAGTAAACTGCATCCTTCGCAATTTACAATTAAAAACGTATTAAAAAGATTTGAGAAAAAAGGGGATTTGTGGACTCCTGTTTTATCAAAAGGAGCAAATATTAAAAAGATTCTGAAAAAAATTGAAGACCAAAAAGATTAA
- a CDS encoding Ku protein, translated as MRAIWTGSISFGLINIPVKLFSAVQESSLDMDMLDKKDHANIKFKRVNENTGKEIDFSNIVKGYKIDDKYVVLEDSDFEAADAVKTKTIDIQSFVDEKEIASLYYEQPYYLEPDKGAMNAYALLRDALAASGKVGITSFVMRNKEGLAILKPYKNVIVLNRIRFEQEIRATDELKLPPVSKAKTKEIDMANKLIEQLTEKFDISNFKDEYTAKLLDIIKKKAKGKAPKKPAKLKVVHKQGDSLIDMLKASLETKKKKSS; from the coding sequence ATGAGAGCAATATGGACAGGTTCAATTAGTTTCGGTTTAATTAATATTCCGGTTAAATTATTTTCTGCGGTTCAGGAAAGCAGTCTCGACATGGATATGCTCGATAAAAAAGATCATGCCAATATCAAATTCAAACGAGTAAATGAAAATACAGGTAAGGAAATTGACTTTTCGAATATTGTAAAGGGTTATAAAATTGACGATAAGTATGTAGTACTTGAAGATTCAGATTTTGAAGCTGCAGATGCTGTTAAAACAAAGACGATTGATATCCAGAGTTTTGTTGATGAAAAAGAGATTGCAAGTCTTTATTATGAACAGCCCTATTATCTTGAACCTGACAAAGGTGCAATGAATGCCTATGCCTTGCTTCGTGATGCTCTTGCTGCTTCAGGAAAAGTTGGGATTACAAGTTTCGTAATGCGTAATAAGGAAGGTCTGGCTATTCTAAAACCATATAAAAATGTTATTGTTTTAAACAGAATTCGTTTCGAACAGGAAATTCGTGCTACAGACGAATTAAAACTTCCACCGGTTTCTAAGGCCAAAACCAAAGAAATTGATATGGCGAATAAGCTAATTGAACAATTGACGGAAAAGTTTGATATTAGCAACTTTAAAGATGAATATACTGCTAAGCTTTTGGATATTATCAAAAAGAAAGCTAAAGGAAAAGCACCTAAAAAACCTGCCAAACTCAAAGTAGTTCATAAACAAGGCGATAGTTTAATTGATATGCTCAAAGCAAGTTTAGAGACCAAAAAGAAAAAATCTTCTTAA
- a CDS encoding STAS/SEC14 domain-containing protein: protein MIHIIDTPDNIVAFRALAEVTKDDFQATVVPAIDNLVKRINEINFLLVLDTDIGNFTAGAWLQDALIGLKHLGKWNRAAIVTDTEEIISFTNGFSYVVPGEFRGFKKAEFNKALNWVEGNI, encoded by the coding sequence ATGATACACATAATTGATACACCCGATAATATAGTTGCTTTTAGAGCTCTCGCAGAAGTAACAAAAGATGATTTTCAGGCCACTGTTGTCCCTGCTATAGATAATTTAGTAAAAAGAATCAATGAAATTAATTTTTTGCTGGTATTGGATACCGACATTGGAAACTTTACTGCAGGTGCATGGTTACAAGATGCGCTAATAGGACTAAAACATTTGGGAAAATGGAACAGGGCTGCAATTGTTACAGATACAGAAGAGATTATTTCATTTACAAATGGTTTCAGCTATGTTGTCCCGGGAGAATTTCGTGGATTTAAAAAAGCTGAATTTAACAAAGCCCTGAATTGGGTTGAAGGAAATATTTAA
- a CDS encoding mechanosensitive ion channel family protein translates to MFQKRIFLHLFVAIITLIYAPNASSQTTSSKKERSKLFEETTTDSDYLMAIEKAGEVMESAYNDADFDSASHHLFGEIKRTQSKLDLILTSLKGANPNVRNQQMYHTVLKEIELDLEEQNTAINLRNENLEKIKSRFIELRKDKTLMVLIKDTIRRKQFKREFANLRKKYLSTDSLMTKNQGILNNKKRNTVQRKIAVSNALIAVENNLEKSGISIFHKEQPFLWNITETVPRKAVQNIGSKIVIEESVAEYYLSYRIGGLITLVFFMGLLGWYISRNLKYLKTNGYKDNLSLFNFKYLNRGILVPVAVVGLSIAVVSNLYAPALFIELLQLLLLGILTLLFKNQWSGTSMRNWLLLLGLFITLCFLDLFIEVGLLQRCAFIIINILGIRYGLIQIKSLKDQLYIKAFFKWASILFVGLNGLSILYNLFGRVSLSNMLSLTAFISLTQIVALSVLLKIILEIILLQIYTTRVKRGIEKIFDHESLSETLKKPFIILMSYMWIIVIASNLNIWESLRSSLASLLTHPNTIGSITFTLGNIVLFFIIIWIAHLLQKYVAYFFGEIEDENEENINKRQHSKLLITRLLVLISGYLLAVAASGMPLDKLSILLGALGVGVGLGLQNVVNNFVSGIILIFDKPIQVGDVIEISSESGRVKAMGLRTTKINAPNGAEIIIPNGNLLSQNITNWTYTDNFKLVEISIEVSGDTTPDGINEIIIQALQDVTLINMEKAPQIFYSAISEGKYKILIKFWCSIYRTEESISNARQVLFSTFKAKGLTFST, encoded by the coding sequence ATGTTTCAAAAAAGAATTTTTCTCCATCTGTTCGTTGCCATAATTACTTTAATTTATGCTCCGAATGCCAGTTCACAAACAACATCTTCTAAAAAAGAGCGTTCAAAATTATTTGAAGAAACTACCACAGACAGTGATTACTTAATGGCTATCGAAAAAGCAGGCGAAGTAATGGAATCTGCTTATAACGATGCTGATTTTGACAGTGCTTCTCACCATTTATTTGGCGAAATCAAAAGAACGCAAAGCAAACTGGATCTTATCCTGACAAGTCTTAAAGGCGCAAATCCTAATGTCCGCAATCAGCAAATGTATCATACGGTGCTGAAAGAAATCGAGCTGGATTTAGAAGAACAAAATACGGCTATTAATTTGCGAAACGAAAATCTTGAAAAAATTAAAAGCCGGTTTATAGAGCTCCGCAAAGACAAAACTTTGATGGTACTTATAAAAGATACCATTCGAAGAAAGCAATTTAAAAGAGAATTTGCCAACCTTAGAAAAAAATATCTGAGCACCGATAGTCTGATGACTAAAAATCAGGGAATCCTGAACAACAAAAAAAGAAACACGGTTCAGCGGAAAATCGCAGTTTCTAATGCTTTGATTGCTGTCGAAAATAATCTTGAAAAATCCGGAATCAGTATTTTTCATAAAGAGCAGCCTTTTTTATGGAATATCACGGAAACAGTCCCGAGAAAAGCGGTACAAAATATTGGCTCAAAAATAGTTATTGAAGAAAGTGTTGCCGAATATTACTTAAGTTATCGTATTGGCGGACTCATTACATTAGTGTTTTTTATGGGGCTTTTAGGCTGGTATATTTCACGTAATTTAAAGTACCTGAAAACTAACGGATACAAAGACAATCTTTCTCTTTTTAACTTTAAATATTTAAACAGAGGTATTTTGGTTCCGGTTGCAGTGGTAGGACTAAGTATTGCAGTTGTCAGCAATTTATATGCTCCTGCCTTATTCATAGAGCTTCTGCAATTGCTTTTACTCGGAATTCTGACCTTGCTTTTCAAAAATCAATGGTCCGGAACATCAATGCGAAACTGGCTTTTGCTATTAGGATTGTTTATCACACTTTGTTTTCTGGATTTATTTATAGAAGTTGGATTGTTGCAGCGTTGTGCCTTTATAATCATCAATATTTTGGGAATCCGCTACGGTCTTATACAAATCAAAAGTTTAAAGGATCAGTTGTATATAAAAGCTTTCTTTAAATGGGCCAGTATACTTTTTGTCGGATTAAATGGATTGTCGATACTGTATAACCTTTTCGGACGAGTATCGCTTTCTAATATGCTCAGCCTGACAGCTTTTATTTCGCTTACGCAGATTGTGGCGCTGAGTGTACTTTTGAAAATTATTTTAGAAATTATTCTTTTGCAAATCTATACGACCAGAGTGAAACGCGGTATCGAAAAGATTTTTGACCATGAAAGTTTATCTGAGACTTTAAAAAAGCCATTTATAATTCTGATGAGTTATATGTGGATTATAGTTATTGCTTCTAATTTAAATATTTGGGAATCGCTTCGTTCTTCCTTGGCATCACTCCTCACCCATCCTAATACTATCGGAAGCATTACTTTTACTTTAGGAAATATTGTGTTGTTTTTTATCATTATTTGGATTGCACATTTACTTCAAAAATATGTGGCTTACTTTTTTGGAGAAATTGAAGATGAAAACGAAGAGAACATCAATAAAAGACAACATTCAAAATTACTAATTACCAGACTTCTTGTATTAATTTCCGGTTATTTACTGGCTGTTGCAGCCTCCGGGATGCCTTTGGACAAATTGAGTATTCTTTTGGGAGCATTAGGAGTTGGGGTTGGACTAGGACTTCAGAATGTGGTAAATAATTTTGTGTCGGGAATTATTCTAATTTTTGACAAACCGATTCAGGTAGGTGATGTTATTGAAATCAGTTCTGAATCCGGTCGCGTAAAAGCTATGGGATTAAGAACTACAAAAATCAATGCTCCAAACGGAGCCGAGATTATTATTCCGAACGGAAATTTATTGTCTCAGAACATTACCAACTGGACTTATACTGACAATTTCAAATTAGTAGAAATTTCAATAGAAGTTAGCGGTGATACTACACCTGATGGCATTAATGAAATTATAATTCAGGCACTACAAGACGTGACTCTCATTAATATGGAAAAAGCTCCTCAGATTTTTTACAGCGCTATTTCCGAAGGAAAATATAAAATACTCATAAAATTCTGGTGCAGTATTTATCGTACCGAAGAGAGTATCAGCAATGCGCGTCAGGTTTTATTCAGTACTTTTAAAGCTAAAGGATTGACTTTTTCAACTTAA
- a CDS encoding efflux transporter outer membrane subunit → MTHSSNKYIFLLAATVLLSACAVKKYERPATVSTEKLFRDETSADSTTMADMPWQSVFKDPKLSALIQKGIDQNLNLKNAIENIVQARATLRQSKLAYYPNLNLDASVTRNKQSEAGLNFPPGININTLTTTYKLGLSTSWEADIWGKLSSSKRAALASYLATDAAKQAVQTQLISDIANNYFLLMAYDKQLAITQKTLESRIENVETIKLLKEGAIVNGAAVVQSEANRYAAEVSIPDLKQRIRETENALNILIAQAPGPIERGILDDQPMPENIKTGLSSQLLQNRPDVRQAEFNFRAAFESTNLARTYFYPSLTLTASGGLSSLQLKDFFDRSIFYSIIGGLTQPLFNQGQNKARLTTAQSKQLQAYNNFQQSLLVAGQEVSNSLYSYQMATDKLESRAKQIENLEKAVDYTRQLLEYSSATNYTDVLTSEQNLLSAQLSGVNDNLQRLQAIVELYRALGGGWK, encoded by the coding sequence ATGACTCATAGTTCAAATAAATATATTTTTTTATTGGCTGCGACGGTACTTTTGAGTGCGTGTGCAGTTAAAAAATACGAACGTCCCGCAACTGTCTCGACAGAAAAGCTCTTTCGTGATGAAACTTCGGCAGATTCGACGACAATGGCAGATATGCCGTGGCAAAGTGTTTTTAAAGATCCAAAACTTTCTGCTTTAATTCAGAAAGGAATCGACCAGAATCTCAACCTGAAAAATGCTATCGAAAATATTGTTCAGGCCCGTGCTACTTTGCGTCAAAGCAAATTGGCGTATTATCCCAATTTAAATCTTGATGCCAGTGTTACCCGCAACAAACAATCAGAAGCGGGACTTAACTTTCCACCCGGAATAAATATTAATACCTTAACTACAACCTATAAATTAGGTTTAAGCACTTCCTGGGAAGCAGATATCTGGGGGAAATTAAGCAGCTCAAAAAGAGCAGCTTTAGCCTCTTATCTGGCGACTGATGCAGCAAAACAAGCCGTTCAGACACAATTGATTTCGGATATTGCCAACAATTATTTTCTATTGATGGCTTATGATAAACAACTGGCTATTACACAGAAAACGCTGGAAAGCCGTATTGAAAATGTCGAAACAATAAAACTATTAAAAGAAGGAGCAATCGTAAACGGTGCAGCTGTAGTACAAAGTGAGGCAAACCGTTACGCTGCCGAAGTTTCAATACCGGATTTAAAACAAAGAATACGAGAAACCGAAAATGCTTTGAATATTTTAATTGCGCAAGCGCCCGGCCCAATTGAAAGAGGGATTTTAGATGATCAGCCAATGCCTGAGAATATTAAAACAGGTTTATCATCACAATTGCTTCAAAACCGTCCGGATGTGCGTCAGGCCGAATTCAATTTCAGAGCTGCTTTCGAAAGTACCAACCTTGCACGTACCTATTTCTATCCAAGCCTTACGCTGACAGCCAGTGGCGGACTTTCTAGTTTACAGTTAAAGGACTTCTTTGACCGTTCAATATTTTATTCCATTATAGGAGGATTGACGCAGCCACTTTTCAATCAGGGGCAAAACAAAGCCAGACTGACAACTGCACAATCAAAACAATTACAAGCATATAATAATTTCCAACAAAGCTTATTGGTAGCAGGTCAGGAAGTATCTAATTCTTTGTATTCTTACCAAATGGCTACAGACAAACTCGAATCAAGAGCAAAACAAATCGAAAATTTAGAGAAAGCAGTCGATTACACCCGTCAACTCTTAGAATATAGTTCTGCAACCAACTATACTGATGTATTAACTTCTGAACAAAATCTTCTGTCAGCACAATTAAGCGGCGTAAATGATAATTTGCAAAGACTTCAGGCCATAGTTGAATTATACAGGGCTTTGGGTGGAGGATGGAAATAA